Proteins from a single region of Deinococcus malanensis:
- a CDS encoding SDR family NAD(P)-dependent oxidoreductase — translation MGLPKRLLLAAGIGAVAARRAFNTPYDLQGRSVLITGGSRGLGLMLARELSDRGAAMTLMARHADALERAAADLRSRGARVHTVAGDVTVQSDVDRAVQEAVNAHGGLDVLVSNASIIQVGPLANLTDDDFHEIMEINAFATLRLTRAALPHLRTRRGRILIVGSVGSKVAVPHLTSYCMSKFAVGGLAQALRAELAREGVIVTAVHPSLMRTGSPRHAHVKGQHAKEYALFATLDNLPVLSLDAPTAARRMVAALVRGDAEAMIGGPALMLRYAQALAPQLTADILALSNRLLPAPAPHDHMVPGAHAESDLTRHNPIKRRAEAEFNEL, via the coding sequence ATGGGACTTCCGAAACGATTGCTGCTCGCCGCCGGCATCGGAGCGGTCGCTGCGCGCCGTGCCTTCAACACGCCCTATGACCTTCAGGGCCGCTCGGTGCTGATCACCGGCGGATCTCGTGGCCTGGGCCTGATGCTGGCCCGGGAACTGAGTGACCGGGGCGCGGCCATGACGCTCATGGCCCGGCACGCCGACGCCCTGGAGCGAGCCGCGGCCGATCTGCGCTCGCGTGGCGCCCGGGTCCACACGGTGGCGGGCGACGTGACGGTGCAGTCGGACGTGGACCGCGCCGTTCAGGAAGCCGTGAACGCCCATGGAGGGCTGGACGTGCTGGTCAGCAACGCCAGCATTATCCAGGTGGGTCCGCTAGCCAACCTGACCGACGATGACTTTCACGAGATCATGGAGATCAACGCTTTTGCCACCCTGCGCCTGACACGCGCCGCCCTGCCGCACCTGCGGACCCGCAGGGGGCGGATTCTGATCGTGGGCTCGGTGGGGAGCAAGGTCGCTGTGCCGCACCTGACCTCGTACTGCATGAGCAAGTTCGCAGTAGGCGGTCTGGCGCAGGCCCTGCGGGCTGAGTTGGCGCGCGAGGGTGTGATCGTCACGGCCGTCCATCCCAGCCTGATGCGCACGGGCAGCCCCCGCCACGCCCATGTCAAGGGCCAGCATGCGAAGGAATACGCCCTGTTTGCCACCCTGGATAACCTGCCGGTGCTGTCGCTGGACGCGCCCACTGCCGCGCGCCGAATGGTCGCTGCGCTGGTTCGTGGAGACGCAGAAGCCATGATTGGCGGTCCGGCGCTGATGCTGCGCTATGCCCAGGCTTTGGCCCCGCAACTCACCGCCGACATCCTGGCCCTGAGCAACCGTCTGCTGCCGGCACCGGCTCCTCATGACCATATGGTCCCCGGCGCACACGCCGAGTCGGACCTGACGCGGCACAATCCCATCAAGCGCCGCGCAGAGGCCGAATTCAACGAGCTGTGA
- a CDS encoding histidine triad nucleotide-binding protein, producing MTAQPTLFERIIAREIPSDIVYEDEHYIAIRDIAPKAPVHLLVIPKRVSARVDEITDAREMGELWLTAVKVARQHADDYRLLVNAGRGGGQVIFHTHVHILAGWEHGPDNDTGSA from the coding sequence ATGACCGCGCAGCCCACTCTTTTCGAGCGCATCATCGCCCGCGAAATTCCCAGCGATATCGTGTACGAGGACGAGCACTACATCGCCATCCGCGACATCGCTCCCAAGGCCCCGGTTCACCTGCTGGTGATTCCCAAACGCGTCTCTGCGCGGGTAGATGAGATTACCGATGCCCGGGAGATGGGCGAACTGTGGCTGACCGCCGTCAAGGTCGCCCGGCAGCACGCGGACGATTACCGCCTGCTGGTGAACGCCGGCAGGGGCGGCGGTCAGGTGATTTTCCATACCCACGTTCACATCCTGGCCGGCTGGGAACACGGGCCCGATAACGACACGGGCAGCGCCTGA
- a CDS encoding HAD family hydrolase, whose protein sequence is MPDQFSAVLFDLDGVLVDTETIIGELWAAIFSERGLDLTPAEITRLTSGQRFEGVMQALEQQRGWKAPEDFLPMLDQRFNGAFSHVPAIAGAADTLRALRAAGIPFAVASNSEKGRLHMKLRGGGLAELVEPHAYDPSLVNGRGKPAPDLYVYAAAQLGAAPQRCLVVEDSVPGAQAGVAAGATVWALLAGSHILPDDEAQLLDLGAARVLRSHAELRAALGLRALA, encoded by the coding sequence ATGCCGGACCAGTTCAGCGCCGTGCTGTTCGATCTCGACGGCGTGCTAGTGGACACTGAGACCATTATTGGAGAGCTGTGGGCCGCCATTTTCAGTGAGCGGGGCCTGGACCTGACCCCGGCCGAGATCACCCGCCTGACCTCAGGCCAGCGCTTTGAGGGTGTCATGCAGGCCCTGGAGCAGCAGCGCGGCTGGAAGGCGCCAGAAGACTTTCTGCCCATGCTTGACCAGCGCTTCAACGGTGCGTTCTCGCATGTTCCGGCGATTGCGGGTGCCGCAGACACGCTGCGTGCGCTGCGAGCGGCGGGGATTCCCTTCGCTGTGGCCAGCAACAGCGAGAAGGGGCGCCTGCACATGAAGCTGCGTGGCGGTGGACTCGCGGAGCTGGTCGAGCCGCATGCCTACGACCCTTCCCTGGTCAATGGCCGTGGCAAGCCCGCGCCGGACCTGTACGTGTATGCCGCTGCGCAGCTTGGCGCAGCACCCCAGCGCTGTCTGGTGGTCGAGGACAGCGTGCCGGGTGCCCAGGCTGGCGTGGCCGCCGGGGCCACCGTCTGGGCCCTGCTGGCTGGCAGTCACATCCTGCCAGACGACGAGGCGCAGTTGCTGGACCTCGGCGCGGCGCGGGTGCTGCGTTCGCACGCCGAACTGCGCGCGGCGCTGGGGCTACGTGCACTGGCCTGA